The following coding sequences lie in one Paenibacillus durus ATCC 35681 genomic window:
- a CDS encoding urocanate hydratase — MGRITAARGGELRCKGWRQEALLRMLENVLENGENQKELIVYASLGKAARNWPSYRAIVDTLKNLEEDETLVIQSGKPIGIFRTHRQAPLVVMANCNLVGRWATSENFYELQDKGLIIWGGLTAAAWQYIGSQGVIQGTYEIFQSIARLHFGGSLQGRFILTAGLGGMGGSQPLAGTMAGAAILCVEVAEERIDKRIAAGYLQRKTASLDEALAWIEEAKSSGAALSVGLLGNAADVYPELLARGVQPDIVTDQTSAHDLLYGYIPRGYTPATAAAARKTDPAGLQDAAGASIAAEVGAMLQFKERGSVVFDNGNNIRSQAVKYGVANAFDIDIFTEAFLRPLFARAIGPFRWIALSGDPQDIRTIDEYILREFSDNEIVSNWIRLANVHVPVEGLPARIGWFGHQDRSRLALAVNAMVREGKLSGPVAFSRDHLDAAAMAHPNIMTERMKDGSDAIADWPLLNAMLNCSSMADLVAIHSGGGGYAGYMTSAGVTIVADGKEESDLRLRTALDNDTGLGVLRYADAGYEESLDEVERKGIARIDTGRNEEILAD; from the coding sequence ATGGGCAGAATTACGGCGGCAAGAGGAGGAGAACTTCGCTGCAAGGGGTGGCGGCAGGAAGCACTGCTGCGGATGCTGGAGAATGTACTGGAGAACGGCGAGAACCAGAAGGAGCTTATCGTCTATGCTTCATTGGGCAAAGCGGCTCGGAACTGGCCGTCCTATAGAGCCATCGTGGACACGCTGAAGAATCTGGAAGAGGATGAGACGCTGGTCATTCAATCGGGCAAGCCGATCGGCATCTTCCGCACGCACCGCCAGGCCCCGCTCGTTGTAATGGCGAACTGTAATCTGGTGGGCCGATGGGCGACCAGCGAGAACTTCTATGAATTGCAGGACAAGGGCCTGATCATCTGGGGAGGGCTGACCGCTGCCGCTTGGCAGTACATCGGTTCCCAAGGCGTTATTCAGGGAACGTATGAAATATTCCAGAGCATTGCCCGCCTGCATTTCGGCGGAAGCTTGCAGGGCCGTTTCATTCTGACCGCCGGCCTTGGCGGTATGGGCGGTTCTCAGCCGCTGGCCGGAACGATGGCGGGCGCGGCGATTTTATGCGTGGAGGTCGCGGAGGAACGGATAGACAAGCGCATTGCGGCGGGGTACTTGCAGCGCAAGACCGCAAGCCTGGACGAAGCGCTGGCCTGGATCGAAGAAGCGAAGAGCAGCGGAGCGGCGCTGTCGGTCGGCCTGCTCGGCAATGCGGCCGACGTCTATCCCGAGCTGCTGGCGCGCGGGGTGCAGCCGGATATTGTGACGGACCAGACCTCCGCGCATGATTTGCTCTACGGGTATATTCCGAGAGGCTATACCCCCGCTACTGCGGCGGCGGCCCGCAAGACGGACCCGGCCGGACTTCAGGATGCCGCTGGAGCGTCAATTGCGGCCGAGGTCGGAGCGATGCTGCAATTCAAGGAACGCGGCTCGGTCGTCTTCGACAACGGCAACAACATCCGTTCGCAGGCGGTGAAGTATGGCGTCGCCAATGCTTTTGACATCGACATTTTCACCGAAGCCTTCCTGCGGCCCTTGTTCGCCCGGGCCATCGGCCCGTTCCGCTGGATCGCCCTCAGCGGCGACCCGCAGGATATCCGGACCATTGATGAATATATTTTGCGCGAATTCAGCGACAACGAGATCGTGTCGAACTGGATCAGGCTGGCGAACGTTCACGTACCGGTCGAAGGACTGCCTGCCCGGATCGGCTGGTTCGGCCATCAGGACCGCAGCAGACTGGCGCTGGCCGTGAATGCGATGGTTCGCGAAGGTAAGCTGAGCGGTCCGGTGGCGTTCTCGCGCGACCATCTGGATGCGGCCGCCATGGCCCACCCGAACATTATGACCGAGCGGATGAAGGACGGCAGCGATGCGATTGCTGATTGGCCGCTGTTGAACGCGATGCTGAACTGCTCTTCCATGGCCGATCTGGTGGCCATTCATTCCGGCGGCGGTGGTTACGCGGGGTACATGACGAGCGCCGGCGTCACCATTGTCGCCGACGGCAAGGAGGAAAGCGACCTGCGGCTGCGGACCGCCCTTGATAACGATACCGGACTGGGCGTGCTGCGCTATGCGGATGCCGGATACGAGGAGTCGCTGGACGAGGTGGAACGCAAGGGAATCGCAAGAATCGATACCGGCAGGAACGAAGAGATTTTGGCGGACTAA
- a CDS encoding DUF917 domain-containing protein yields the protein MRELTRDDVNAAVRGGSVFASGGGGWVDHGLEIGHAALSLGRPKLVSVDELPEDAIILTCTAIGAPAGRDWQMLGKDYIKAVQLVIDHYDGKIAGVMTPQNGMSSTINGWLPAAALGLVVVDATGDIRAHPTGKMGSLGLASSIDYETVQAVAGGKPELGSYIELVVKGTPARTSNVLRTASDMAGGFIAAARHPLPAKYIKEHAALGGISIAIELGRAILEAEPDGAEAVLDTIVRHTKGKIVGKGTVTKKNVHYSGAFDIGTIEVEIPGDSLTLHVMNEYMAVDDRSGTRLTTFPDVITTIDLATGRPVSVGDLKEGQEIAVFAIDKSNVPLSSSVKDPSVYPEVEEVLGIDLQSYAFSKEQQVHA from the coding sequence ATGAGAGAGTTAACGAGAGATGATGTAAACGCTGCGGTTAGAGGCGGTTCCGTATTTGCCAGCGGCGGGGGCGGCTGGGTGGACCACGGTCTGGAAATCGGTCACGCCGCGCTCAGCTTGGGCCGTCCGAAGCTGGTGTCGGTCGATGAGCTGCCGGAAGACGCCATTATTCTGACGTGCACAGCTATCGGTGCACCGGCGGGCCGGGACTGGCAGATGCTCGGCAAGGATTATATCAAGGCCGTGCAGCTCGTCATCGACCACTATGACGGCAAAATTGCCGGCGTCATGACGCCGCAGAACGGCATGTCCAGCACGATCAACGGCTGGCTGCCTGCGGCCGCGCTCGGCCTGGTCGTTGTGGACGCCACCGGGGACATCCGCGCCCATCCCACCGGCAAAATGGGCTCGCTCGGCCTCGCCTCGTCCATTGATTATGAGACGGTTCAGGCGGTTGCCGGCGGCAAGCCGGAGCTGGGCAGCTACATTGAGCTGGTTGTCAAAGGGACCCCGGCGCGGACCTCGAACGTTCTCCGGACGGCGTCGGACATGGCCGGCGGTTTCATCGCTGCGGCGCGCCACCCGCTCCCGGCAAAATATATCAAGGAGCATGCCGCGCTGGGCGGCATCTCGATTGCGATTGAGCTGGGACGGGCAATCCTTGAGGCCGAGCCGGACGGCGCGGAGGCGGTACTTGACACAATTGTGCGCCATACGAAGGGTAAGATTGTCGGCAAAGGTACGGTAACGAAGAAAAATGTGCACTATTCCGGCGCTTTTGATATCGGCACAATTGAAGTGGAAATTCCAGGGGATTCGCTGACCCTGCACGTGATGAACGAATATATGGCGGTGGACGACCGGTCGGGCACACGGCTGACTACCTTCCCCGATGTCATTACCACCATCGATTTGGCCACAGGCCGTCCGGTCAGTGTGGGGGATCTGAAGGAAGGGCAGGAGATTGCCGTGTTTGCCATCGATAAATCGAATGTTCCTCTTAGTTCCAGTGTCAAGGACCCGAGCGTCTATCCCGAAGTGGAAGAGGTGCTGGGGATCGACCTCCAGAGCTACGCCTTCAGTAAGGAGCAGCAGGTTCATGCCTGA
- the hutH gene encoding histidine ammonia-lyase produces the protein MPERSRPVSGALVLDGTGLRVADVDSVARDRREVVIAPSAWERLEKARQVIFELAEEGLPVYGLNRGVGWNKDKVISPGLYENYNRSLLLSHSAGIKPETPEEVVRAAMLARLNGLLSGATGSQPEIAARYADFLNLGLHPVMPLRGSVGAADITLIAHLGLAMIGEGEAQLGGRRLPAMQALAELGLAPLRLGPKDGLAIVSSNALSAGNGALALHDLAGLLEAADTVYALSLEAIRGNVSPLDEAVHRKRPFRGQLASAANVRKNLAGSGLWEAYNPDSLQDPLSFRDACQIHGAARDALDYTRELLEIHLNSPDDNPCVLAEERRILSCANFDPVVWTLGFEMLGSALHHVAKSSCYRILKLGDPAFTGLSRFLTPDAERSIGFGTVQKTASSLDAEIRHLSNPVSADYMSLAGDIEDHGTNAPFVVSKTREIIDRLTYMLAIEAIHAAQAVDLRGGVKLGRGTEVAYRLLRSAVPFLDADRIQTADIEAAYRLIKDGEWGVLVRQAIGE, from the coding sequence ATGCCTGAGAGAAGCCGCCCGGTCTCCGGCGCTCTGGTGCTGGACGGAACCGGTCTTCGTGTGGCCGACGTGGACAGCGTTGCCCGGGACCGCCGGGAGGTTGTAATCGCGCCGAGCGCCTGGGAACGGCTGGAGAAGGCACGACAAGTGATCTTCGAGTTGGCGGAGGAAGGACTGCCCGTATACGGGTTGAACCGGGGCGTAGGCTGGAATAAGGACAAAGTCATTTCTCCTGGCTTGTATGAAAATTACAACCGCAGCCTGTTGTTGTCCCACAGCGCGGGAATCAAGCCCGAGACCCCGGAGGAGGTGGTGCGGGCGGCGATGCTCGCCCGGCTGAACGGTCTGCTCTCAGGAGCCACCGGCTCGCAGCCGGAAATCGCTGCGCGCTACGCCGACTTCCTCAACCTGGGGCTTCACCCCGTTATGCCGCTGCGCGGGTCAGTAGGCGCTGCGGATATCACCCTGATCGCCCACCTGGGCCTGGCGATGATCGGGGAAGGGGAGGCGCAGCTTGGCGGACGCCGCCTGCCGGCCATGCAGGCGCTCGCGGAGCTTGGATTGGCTCCGCTGCGGCTGGGGCCGAAGGACGGGCTGGCCATCGTCAGTTCCAATGCGCTCTCCGCCGGAAACGGCGCGCTGGCGCTGCATGATCTGGCCGGATTGCTGGAAGCTGCCGATACGGTGTACGCCCTGTCGCTGGAGGCGATTCGCGGCAATGTCAGCCCGCTGGACGAAGCCGTTCACCGCAAGCGTCCATTCCGGGGGCAGCTTGCAAGCGCGGCGAATGTCCGCAAAAATCTGGCCGGCAGCGGCCTGTGGGAGGCGTATAATCCGGACTCCTTGCAGGACCCGCTCAGCTTCCGCGATGCCTGCCAGATCCACGGCGCTGCCCGCGACGCGCTTGACTATACCCGGGAGCTGCTGGAGATTCATCTGAACAGCCCGGACGACAATCCGTGCGTGCTGGCGGAAGAGCGGCGCATATTATCCTGCGCCAATTTTGATCCCGTGGTTTGGACGCTCGGCTTCGAGATGCTCGGCAGCGCACTGCATCATGTCGCCAAAAGCTCCTGCTACCGCATCCTCAAGCTGGGCGACCCGGCCTTTACCGGCCTCAGCCGTTTTCTGACGCCGGATGCGGAACGCTCGATCGGCTTCGGCACCGTCCAGAAGACAGCCTCTTCGCTGGATGCGGAAATCCGCCATCTGAGCAATCCGGTCTCCGCCGATTACATGTCGCTGGCGGGAGATATCGAGGACCACGGAACCAATGCGCCGTTTGTCGTCTCCAAGACAAGGGAGATCATTGACCGGCTCACCTATATGCTGGCGATTGAAGCCATTCATGCCGCGCAGGCCGTTGACCTGCGCGGCGGAGTTAAGCTAGGACGGGGAACGGAGGTAGCCTACCGGCTGCTCCGCTCCGCTGTGCCGTTTCTGGATGCCGACCGCATCCAGACGGCGGATATCGAGGCGGCGTACCGGCTGATCAAGGACGGGGAGTGGGGAGTATTGGTGCGGCAGGCGATAGGCGAGTGA
- a CDS encoding FAD-dependent oxidoreductase translates to MDNYRLKSREIPLNTSYEVIVVGGGPAGCTAAASAAREGAKTLLIEATGSLGGMGTSGLVPAWCPFSDREKMVYRGLAEKVFETLKAQMPHVKPEALDWVPIEPEKLKVVYDDLVTEAGADVLFLTSLAEVETDGQGNVTAIVALNKGGLQAFRASVYIDCTGDGDVAAWAGAEYRKGDSATGDLQPATHCFILGNVDEYAYMNGPLLHKENPRSPIHEAVASGRYPDVPDTHLCNNLIAPRAVGFNAGHLWQVDNTDAHSVSRALIRGRKLAAAYRHMLAEIHPASFGNAYIASTGTLMGTRESRRIIGDYVLTVDDYVSRRSFEDEICRNSYFIDVHGTETEEKSEAGSAQTITLYGPGESHGIPYRCLTPRGLRNVLVAGRSISCERRVLGSVRVMPVCLAMGEAAGLAAALAATVDGDVHAVDVGRLRQRLREEGAYLPEMSVAGSKGDAR, encoded by the coding sequence ATGGATAACTACAGATTGAAAAGCAGGGAAATCCCGCTGAATACTTCCTATGAGGTGATCGTCGTCGGCGGCGGACCGGCAGGCTGCACCGCCGCGGCGTCGGCCGCACGGGAAGGGGCAAAGACGCTGCTGATCGAGGCCACCGGAAGTCTTGGCGGCATGGGGACGTCGGGGCTGGTCCCGGCATGGTGCCCGTTCTCGGATAGGGAGAAAATGGTCTATCGCGGGCTGGCGGAGAAGGTGTTCGAGACGCTGAAGGCCCAAATGCCCCATGTGAAACCGGAGGCGCTTGATTGGGTGCCGATCGAGCCGGAGAAGCTGAAGGTCGTCTACGACGATCTGGTGACGGAGGCGGGCGCCGACGTGCTGTTCCTCACCTCGCTGGCCGAGGTGGAGACGGACGGGCAGGGAAACGTGACGGCGATTGTCGCCCTGAACAAAGGCGGGCTGCAGGCGTTCCGGGCATCGGTGTATATCGATTGCACGGGCGACGGGGATGTCGCCGCTTGGGCGGGAGCGGAGTACCGGAAAGGCGACAGCGCCACCGGCGATCTCCAGCCGGCGACCCACTGCTTCATCCTCGGCAATGTGGACGAATACGCATATATGAATGGGCCGCTTCTCCATAAGGAGAACCCGCGAAGCCCAATTCATGAAGCGGTCGCCTCAGGCCGGTACCCCGACGTGCCGGACACCCATCTCTGCAACAATCTGATTGCGCCGCGCGCCGTCGGCTTCAACGCCGGCCATCTGTGGCAGGTGGACAATACGGATGCCCATTCCGTATCCAGGGCGCTGATCCGGGGGCGAAAGTTGGCCGCCGCCTACCGCCATATGCTGGCTGAGATCCACCCTGCTTCTTTTGGCAACGCTTACATTGCCAGCACCGGCACGCTGATGGGCACCCGCGAATCGCGGCGCATCATCGGGGACTATGTGCTGACGGTGGATGACTACGTCTCCCGCCGGAGCTTCGAGGACGAGATCTGCCGCAACAGCTATTTTATCGATGTGCACGGCACCGAGACGGAGGAGAAGAGCGAGGCGGGCTCGGCGCAGACGATTACGCTGTACGGGCCGGGCGAATCGCACGGCATTCCCTATCGCTGCCTGACGCCTCGCGGGCTGCGTAATGTGCTCGTGGCCGGGCGGTCCATCTCCTGCGAGCGCCGGGTGCTCGGCAGCGTCCGCGTCATGCCGGTCTGCCTCGCCATGGGCGAAGCCGCCGGATTGGCCGCAGCCCTCGCCGCCACGGTGGACGGTGATGTGCACGCGGTCGACGTCGGCCGGCTGCGGCAACGCCTGCGGGAAGAAGGGGCCTATCTGCCGGAAATGTCCGTCGCCGGAAGCAAGGGTGATGCGAGATGA
- a CDS encoding carbohydrate ABC transporter permease has product MSQHATVQKQLAAREKRTYWTRRRREQLAGWLFIAPEVIGMLVLAVFPLVFSLGLSLTEWNLVGGLSAIKFIGLDNFAELFRDDRFLKALKNNIGFTAGTVPVTMLLGVIFAAIIHKKLYFKNYFKVAFFVPYICSTVAISAVWSALYHPSKGPLNQLLMQLGVSDPPRWLVDTSWSLVAIMVIYIWQLLGYQIIIFMAGMTNIPDELYEAATIDGATGIQQFRRITLPLLGPTTFFLAITSTISSFKVFDMIKFLTNGGPNYSSTVIVYQIYEEGFQHFRMGYASAMSWVLFLIIMLVTSLTWITQSRKVHY; this is encoded by the coding sequence ATGAGCCAGCATGCAACCGTACAGAAGCAGCTCGCCGCCAGGGAGAAGAGGACTTATTGGACCCGCCGGCGGCGCGAGCAGCTGGCCGGTTGGCTGTTCATCGCGCCCGAGGTCATCGGCATGCTCGTTCTCGCCGTATTCCCGCTGGTCTTTAGCCTGGGCCTCAGCCTGACCGAGTGGAACCTGGTCGGCGGCCTGTCCGCCATCAAATTTATCGGACTTGATAATTTTGCCGAGCTGTTCCGGGACGACCGGTTTCTTAAGGCGCTGAAGAATAACATCGGCTTCACTGCCGGCACCGTACCGGTCACGATGCTGTTGGGCGTTATTTTTGCAGCGATCATCCACAAGAAGCTATACTTCAAGAATTATTTCAAGGTAGCGTTCTTCGTTCCCTATATTTGTTCAACGGTTGCGATTTCTGCGGTGTGGTCGGCGCTCTATCATCCGTCCAAGGGACCGCTCAACCAGCTCCTGATGCAGCTTGGCGTCTCTGATCCGCCCCGTTGGCTGGTAGACACGAGCTGGTCGCTCGTTGCAATCATGGTGATCTATATCTGGCAGCTGCTCGGCTACCAGATCATCATTTTTATGGCGGGGATGACCAATATCCCGGATGAGCTCTACGAAGCCGCGACGATCGACGGCGCGACCGGCATCCAGCAGTTTCGGCGGATCACGCTGCCGCTGCTCGGGCCGACGACTTTTTTTCTGGCAATTACCAGCACCATCTCTTCGTTCAAGGTATTTGACATGATCAAGTTCCTCACCAATGGCGGACCCAATTATTCCAGCACGGTGATTGTATACCAGATTTACGAAGAAGGCTTCCAGCACTTCCGGATGGGTTACGCCTCCGCCATGTCCTGGGTACTGTTCCTGATCATCATGCTTGTAACTTCACTGACCTGGATCACCCAGAGCCGGAAGGTGCATTATTAA
- a CDS encoding carbohydrate ABC transporter permease, which translates to MTIRKIKLGPIVLTVLFGALSIFFLLPLVWMMSAAAKTEKEVWTFPIQWIPEDWNFAQNFKTVWLGDVSFGLFYMNSVKIALISTLATLIVSAMAGYALSKLKFTGKGLVFSAMMAFMMIPEQATLVPRYIMIKEMGLYDTHAALILMGMFSSYFTFLLRQFMIGVHNDLLEAAELDGAGFYRIFWSVMLPLSRPILATVGIIKFIWTWNDYQGPLIMLNSTNLYTIPLGMQFFKEEFGTTISVMMMASLAAIIPLLVLFLVLQKQVIQGISIGGVKG; encoded by the coding sequence ATGACGATACGAAAAATCAAGCTTGGGCCTATCGTGCTGACGGTGCTGTTCGGCGCTCTATCGATCTTTTTTCTGCTGCCGCTGGTCTGGATGATGTCCGCCGCCGCCAAGACGGAGAAAGAGGTCTGGACGTTTCCGATTCAGTGGATTCCCGAGGATTGGAATTTTGCCCAAAATTTCAAGACCGTCTGGCTGGGGGATGTCTCCTTCGGCCTCTTCTATATGAACTCAGTCAAAATCGCCCTGATTTCCACGCTGGCTACGCTCATCGTCTCCGCCATGGCCGGTTATGCGCTCTCCAAGCTGAAATTTACGGGAAAAGGTCTCGTCTTCAGTGCGATGATGGCCTTTATGATGATCCCCGAGCAGGCGACGCTCGTTCCCCGCTATATCATGATCAAGGAAATGGGCCTGTATGATACGCACGCCGCGCTCATTCTGATGGGCATGTTCTCCAGTTACTTCACCTTTTTGCTCCGGCAGTTCATGATTGGGGTGCACAACGATCTATTGGAAGCGGCTGAGCTGGACGGCGCCGGATTCTACCGCATTTTCTGGAGCGTCATGCTTCCTCTGAGCCGTCCCATTCTGGCTACCGTCGGCATCATCAAGTTCATTTGGACGTGGAATGACTATCAGGGGCCGCTGATCATGCTGAATTCGACCAATCTGTATACGATTCCGCTCGGGATGCAGTTCTTCAAGGAAGAGTTCGGAACCACGATTTCAGTGATGATGATGGCTTCGCTCGCGGCTATTATCCCGCTGCTCGTGCTGTTCCTGGTGCTGCAGAAGCAGGTGATCCAGGGTATTTCCATCGGCGGGGTCAAGGGATGA
- a CDS encoding ABC transporter substrate-binding protein, whose protein sequence is MKKPALWLAGLLLTFSVTACSGGGNTPAASDKGTAADPSAATQTSTPAEKEKIKFYTFKSNKPEEPTYQAVQAYNQSQDKVEVEYISLVQNSDSTEFLKKLDVLVAGGENVDAFMTGNEEELMERASRGVVEPLNSYFEAEGIKPEDEYFKVLKLDNKIYGLMGSATQWFTVFNKKHLDEAGLKLPEMGWTWDDFRDYAKKLTTPDHYGTYFHTWGEYANIIAYTEHPNPQLSADLKPIFDDPSFSYFFNLRRAMEKEDKSAEPYADVLASNYHVLQQFFAGKASMLAVPSYAVRAGLNLEKFPHDFQMVYAPLPRSVNATDVGMTNISGGGLAIGAKSEHKQAAYDFIRWMTKESYKYTQEIPALKNVDGKALLEQFFSQNKNLIDTDSLAKTLFDSRNKIPEGAFTVPYGSQLKTIVENSFASYMLDNRSFDEVKAEMTAEVEKVVAANR, encoded by the coding sequence ATGAAGAAGCCTGCATTATGGCTGGCCGGCCTGCTGCTGACGTTCTCGGTTACCGCATGTTCCGGGGGAGGGAACACTCCGGCTGCAAGCGACAAAGGGACCGCCGCCGATCCGTCTGCGGCAACCCAGACGAGTACACCTGCGGAGAAAGAAAAGATTAAATTTTACACCTTTAAATCCAATAAACCGGAAGAGCCGACTTACCAGGCGGTTCAAGCCTACAACCAGTCGCAGGATAAGGTGGAGGTGGAATATATTTCGCTCGTCCAGAACAGCGACAGTACGGAGTTCCTGAAGAAGTTGGACGTTCTCGTTGCCGGCGGAGAAAATGTAGACGCTTTCATGACTGGGAATGAGGAAGAGTTGATGGAGCGGGCTTCGCGCGGAGTTGTGGAACCGCTTAACTCGTATTTTGAGGCCGAGGGCATCAAGCCGGAGGATGAATATTTCAAGGTGCTCAAGCTGGATAACAAAATCTACGGGCTGATGGGTTCTGCGACACAGTGGTTTACGGTCTTCAACAAGAAGCATCTGGATGAGGCCGGACTTAAGCTTCCGGAAATGGGCTGGACTTGGGACGACTTCCGCGATTACGCCAAAAAGCTGACGACCCCGGATCATTACGGGACCTATTTCCATACCTGGGGCGAATATGCGAACATTATCGCGTATACCGAGCATCCGAATCCGCAGCTGAGCGCCGACCTGAAGCCAATCTTCGACGATCCGTCCTTCAGTTATTTCTTCAACCTCCGCCGCGCCATGGAGAAGGAAGACAAGAGCGCCGAGCCTTACGCGGATGTGCTGGCCTCGAACTATCATGTGCTGCAGCAGTTTTTTGCCGGCAAAGCCAGTATGCTGGCCGTTCCGAGCTACGCGGTCCGGGCGGGTCTTAACCTGGAGAAATTCCCCCATGATTTTCAGATGGTGTACGCGCCGCTGCCGCGTTCCGTGAACGCGACCGATGTCGGGATGACGAATATTTCCGGCGGGGGCCTGGCGATCGGCGCCAAGTCGGAGCACAAGCAGGCGGCGTATGATTTCATCCGCTGGATGACCAAGGAATCCTACAAGTACACGCAGGAAATTCCGGCGCTGAAAAATGTCGACGGCAAGGCGCTCCTGGAACAATTTTTTAGCCAGAACAAAAACTTGATCGATACCGACTCGCTCGCGAAAACCCTGTTCGACAGCCGCAACAAAATACCGGAGGGCGCTTTCACCGTTCCTTACGGCAGCCAGCTCAAGACGATTGTTGAAAATTCCTTCGCCAGCTATATGCTCGACAATCGCAGTTTTGATGAAGTCAAGGCGGAAATGACGGCGGAAGTCGAAAAGGTAGTCGCCGCCAACCGGTAA
- a CDS encoding sensor histidine kinase, translated as MQWMSRFSYHRRLQLSFLALILLPFAAVTFWSYQSVRQNVSDKILRSNEETITVIANQIEKTIDSISFASLYLSETYDPEVLNSLRYLTKAESFGDYKSYIHQAKLKSIGGILTIQALDADLEIMIVNRNNRIIMGNLDRPVFSKLPDRFLQESGRLNLGEETVLQWFPYRESAAVPEYYYAARFIFDPRNHEKLGTLFIGIPRHYFENLLDTGNASVVLSLVDSAGETIAVRRGSEAVDRKKPLRSEIRIERTGWLLASELPRSSIDSHINREFLVSVSVFGVFFLAFLVLSMFWAGYMNKPISLLRASVKQYVGGNRDVRIPVKGKDEVAMLSAAFNQMLEDINQLLHQVESEQEEKRRLELRALSAQIRPHFLLNTLNSIKVNLLMAGDTTHGAMIDALMKLQRAYVHADQPIQLAEECAILGSYVQVMQVRNRLDIAFQYRLEPGTEELELPRLLLQPVVENAIGHGFSARPEHPRIELESRLSGGMLEITISDNGRGMAEEAIKRLSRRLSGAEPELPQPEKGVGLINTARRLQVLYGYRSRLTAAANPDGGMIFTFYIPVTGGKEVSSYDDGHVDR; from the coding sequence ATGCAATGGATGAGCCGTTTCTCCTATCATCGGAGGCTGCAGCTCTCGTTCCTGGCCCTGATTCTGCTGCCTTTTGCCGCCGTGACCTTTTGGTCTTACCAATCCGTGCGTCAGAACGTAAGCGACAAAATCCTTCGCAGTAACGAAGAGACGATCACCGTCATCGCCAATCAGATCGAAAAAACGATAGACAGCATTTCCTTCGCATCCCTCTATCTCTCCGAAACCTATGATCCCGAAGTCCTGAACAGTCTGCGCTACTTAACTAAAGCCGAGAGCTTCGGTGATTACAAGTCCTACATCCATCAAGCCAAATTGAAATCGATAGGCGGCATTCTGACGATACAGGCGCTCGACGCGGACCTTGAAATTATGATCGTCAACCGGAACAACCGGATTATTATGGGCAACCTGGACCGCCCCGTCTTCTCGAAATTGCCTGACCGCTTCCTGCAGGAGAGCGGCAGGCTGAACCTGGGAGAAGAGACGGTGCTTCAGTGGTTTCCCTACCGGGAAAGCGCCGCTGTTCCGGAATACTATTATGCCGCCCGTTTTATCTTCGATCCGCGCAACCATGAGAAGCTGGGCACTCTGTTCATCGGCATTCCCCGCCATTATTTTGAGAATCTGCTGGATACGGGCAACGCTTCCGTCGTTCTGTCGCTGGTCGATTCGGCAGGGGAGACGATCGCCGTACGCCGGGGAAGCGAGGCGGTGGACCGGAAAAAGCCGCTGCGTAGCGAGATACGGATCGAAAGGACCGGCTGGCTGCTGGCCAGCGAGCTTCCCCGCAGTTCGATCGACAGCCATATCAACCGGGAGTTTCTCGTGTCCGTCTCGGTATTTGGCGTGTTTTTTCTGGCCTTTCTGGTACTGTCCATGTTCTGGGCAGGGTATATGAACAAGCCGATCAGTCTGCTGCGCGCCAGCGTCAAGCAGTATGTCGGCGGCAACCGCGACGTGCGGATACCGGTCAAGGGCAAGGACGAGGTGGCAATGCTGTCGGCTGCTTTTAACCAGATGCTGGAGGATATCAACCAGCTGCTGCATCAGGTGGAAAGCGAGCAGGAAGAGAAGCGGAGACTTGAGCTTCGGGCGCTGTCGGCGCAGATCCGGCCGCATTTTCTGCTCAATACGCTGAATTCGATCAAGGTCAATCTGCTGATGGCTGGCGACACCACCCACGGGGCGATGATCGACGCGCTGATGAAGCTGCAGCGGGCCTACGTCCATGCCGATCAGCCTATTCAGCTTGCCGAAGAGTGCGCCATCCTTGGCAGCTATGTGCAGGTGATGCAGGTCCGCAACCGGCTGGACATCGCCTTTCAATACCGGCTGGAGCCGGGAACGGAAGAGCTGGAGCTGCCGAGGCTGCTGCTGCAGCCCGTCGTCGAGAACGCGATCGGCCACGGCTTCTCCGCCCGTCCCGAGCATCCCCGCATCGAGCTGGAATCGCGCCTAAGCGGCGGCATGCTTGAAATCACGATCTCCGACAACGGCCGGGGAATGGCCGAGGAGGCGATCAAGCGGCTGAGCCGCCGCCTGTCGGGCGCGGAGCCCGAGCTGCCGCAGCCGGAGAAGGGCGTGGGGCTGATTAACACGGCGCGGCGGCTGCAGGTGCTGTACGGTTACCGGTCGCGCCTGACGGCGGCAGCGAACCCGGACGGCGGCATGATTTTTACATTCTATATCCCGGTGACGGGCGGCAAGGAGGTTTCTTCATATGATGACGGTCATGTTGATCGATGA